The DNA segment CAACATCCTCTAGTTCCCAGTAAATATCCAGAATCGGCTCCGTTAAATCCTGTAAATACTGGTCAACTTCGGTAACAATGTTGTGTTGGACTTGTTCAGTGAATTCTTCTGTTAGCTCAAAAAAGGCATCTACCATTTCACCCATTCCTAAGAAGAAGCGTTCTACTTCATCGGCCACGGTTTCCACCATTTCCATCAAATCTTTTTGCCATTGATCCATAAACTTAACGCCCTGGCTTGCAAAAAATAGGACGCATAGTGCTACTTGGCTGGAAACACTAAAGTACACCCTAGATCACATATATTATAGATTCTCTGGTGCGTGGTAATATACCCAGTTAACACTGCGCTAATAAGACTTTTAACTCAGAAATATCTATTCTTTTTGCAGTCTTTTTAACTCTTCTTGCAGGTCTAGCACTTGTTGGCGCAGTTCATCTACTTTTTCTGTTGATGCCTCTCTCACCGTTGGCTCTTCATCTTCCTCTAAAATTTCGATGCGACGAGGTTCAGAAGACGGCGGTTTTTCAGGAGCTTCATCTGTCGCTGGAGGCTGTTGGGCTTGCTTCATCATGTCTTCCACAAAGCGACGAGCTTCGTCTGTGGTCATTTCACCCTTGGCAACCATTTCATCTGCCAGTTTTTGGACTTGCGATCGCAGTTCAGTTAATTTACCTCCGGCTTTCTCGCCAGCGTAAGAAGCCAACCCGACACCGAGGTAAAATGCTTTTTGAACAATATCTCCAAAACCAGGCATTGCTGCTGATAGCTCCTAATAAATAGGGCGACCCGGAGACTACGCCTACCACAAGCATCCTGTGTTGCTGCTACCTTCCGGTCCTGACAAGGTTTAGGCGTTGCAGTCGCATAGATCCAGGTCTATTAACAATATAACATCAAATTCCGTAACTGTGCGTTATTCCACGACAATTTTCCATTCGTAAAGTTTAAAGTTGACACAACCGCTTTTTACTAAGGGATCATCGGCAACAATTGCCTCGGCTTCTGCCATTGAAGCAGCCTCAAACAGCAACATCCCGCCACCGAATTGCGCCCAATAACCTGTTCGGGCTTTGTAACCCTTGGTAATCAAATCTCTCACGTAGGCTTGGTGAGCAGGTACGTATTGGTCAAAGGTGGATTTATCAACTTTACCTTCTTCTAACTTTACAAACCAAGGCATTTTGCTTGCAACCTCTGGAAATCCTATGTTCTAATATTTTCAACGGTAACGTTATCGGTCTCCAACTTCATGGAAATAAAGTGAGGAGCGATCGCGAGTTTATGTAATGTCAATTTGCAAATTACTGTATCCTGTTTTCCATTTTAAATTTTGAATTTACCTAATGAGCCGTTTTTTCGTTGCCTTGCTACCGCCGCAAGAGATACAAGACTACGCCAACCAAATCAAACAGTATTTTGCAGATCATTACGCTAGTCGCCACGCGCAAAAGTCGCCACCACACATTACACTACAACCACCTTTCAAGTGGGTAGATGATAATTTATCAATACTAGAAACCTCCTTGAGAGAGTTTGCCAGCCAGCAACAGTCAATACCAATAACTCTCAGTGGCTTTGATGCCTTTCCACCTCGTGTCATCTATATCAATGTCGAGAGAAGTCCAGAACTGTTAAACTTGCAAGCTGAGTTAATAACCCATACAGAAACTAGCTTGAAAATTGTAGATGCAGTTGGCAAACAGCGACCTTTTGCACCACACATGACAGTAGCCTTTCGAGACTTAACAAAACAAAACTTTCAGGCTGCTTGGCCAGAATTTGCCAATCGTCAAATAAATTTTGAATTCACTGCGGATAAGTTAACTTTGCTGTTTCACGATGGTAGGCGTTGGCTGATTAAATCAGAGTTTAATTTCCTCTAGCCAGAACCACATATAATTTTTTATTACAGATGCTTTGCGTGTAAAGACAGAAAGGTTTGATTAGTAATTGTATATATTAATTAAATAAAATGCACGTAATATGAGTATCACCGAGACGCTCAGAAAAGGGTCAAAAGGCTCAGATGTGAGCGAACTGCAAGAAATATTAATTAAACTAAAATTCGACCCAGGTCGGATAGATGGTGATTTCGGTAACAAAACAGAAGCGGCTGTCAAACAATTCCAGCAAAGGCAAAGTATTACTCCTGATGGCGTAGTAGAGATAAATACTCGTAATGCCTTAAATAAAGCAATTCAGAGGCAAATAGAAATAGCAAAACTTTATGGTGGGGCTTCCGGTAAATTACCACTACCAGGGGTGAATTTGATCAAGGAATTTGAAGGTTGTAAGCTGATAGCTTATCCAGATCCCCTCTCTAAAGGTAAACCTTACACCATTGGTTGGGGTTCTACCGTCAAAAAAGATGGTAGCGAATGGTCGTTGGGTGAAAAAATGACCCAAGTGGAGGCGGATGAACTGTTAATTCTTCAGTTAGAGCGTAAATATTTACCATCTCTAGAGAAAATACCCGGATGGGAAAATTTAAATCCTTACCAACAAGGAGCATTATTAAGTTTTGCCTATAACTTGGGTGCGAATTTCTACGGTTCTAAGGGCTTTGAGACAATTACTAGAGTTTTGAACAATCAAGAGTGGGACAAAATTGAACCCACACTAACTATGTATAGAAATCCGGGTAGTTCAGTTGAGGCGGGTTTGAGGCGCAGGCGAGTAGCTGAGGCTAAACTATTTCTTCAGCCATTGTAAAAGGGAAAGGGCTAAAAATATGTCATGATGGCTCGTCACAATTGAGCCGATGATTTACTTTGGAGTGCCAAGAAAAGGACAATTATTTCACTCATCACACCCGCCAGCATTCCATAGGCTGCTGAAGTAGCTCCGCTATGTTTGGTAAAAATCAAACTTCCACATATTACTAAAGTAAAGGTCGCAGCAACTACTGTTGCCAAGTTGATAAACCAATTCTTACCCTTGTGAATAAGTAGCCCCTGAAACGTGTTTTGCAGAGCCAAGAGTAGGGGGAAACATGAGAGTATTTGTATAACTGGACGAGATGCTTCTACAAGGGAAGGATTATTTCCCAAAAACTGACGCAGTAAAAATAATCCTTGGTCTGTAAACCCCAGGAAAAAAGGTATTAAAGTAAAACTCAGTCCGACAATAATTACAAAAGCAGCAAGTGTTCGCCTGGAAGTTTCTTCATAAGCAGAAATTACCACTTGTTGAATCATACGTGTACCGTTAGCGATTGAAAGCAGTAACCCCCAAGTCGCAGGCCAGACAGCAAGTGCTAAACTACCATCGAATGAACGTGCAATGAGACTTAAGAGAATGGCTCTTGCACCCCAAACAATCAGCATTGTTGAGGCTAAAGGAAGATAGTAAAAGCTGACTCCTGACAAAGTTTGAGGCAGTTTCTTAGTCTCAGAATATCCTTGTTGCTCAAGAATAGAAATAGCACCAAGACGCAAACAAAACCATGTGACCAATACTGCCTCAATAAGTATTGCTCCCATCATGGTGATACCTGCGAGCATTGCCCCATCTAATCGCAAATTTACTCCTACTACCAGTGACACAACTACCCAAGTCAATCGCGCTACACTTGCCCAACCTACAGCTATGCTCTTTTGAGCGCGGATTAACAACCCTTGAAAGAATCGCCGCCAAGCAATCACGAAAGGCCACAGGAACATGAGCAGAAAAGCCGTTCTTCCTCGTTGAGCAATTAATGAGCTAACACCAAATACATCAAGCAGTAGCCAGTTATACAAGGGTTCCCAAGTGAGTAACAGGAAGATACCACTAAGAACTAGTCCCGCAATGATCGTAAACTGCCAAAGGGCGCGTCGAGATTTGGCTTGGCCTCCCAGTGCGGTTGAGGCATGAAGAATCATGATAATGGGGCTTTCTAGAAATACAGCAACTCCTTTGACTACCCCGACTCCGGCTAATGTTTCTTGTGGAAAGGCTAGGCGACTCAGTGCAGATGTCTGAAGCGGATCTCCAAGAGTCATGGCCACATCAGATAGGGAAAGTGGAATAAACTGGGTGAGTAGTGCTAGGAGCGATCGCCCTGAAGTTGTTTCTTGTTTCTGCTGGGGTGAGGTGTTCATGATATTTTTCAGCACTACTCAAAATACACAGGGCTTAGTGAAGCGATCGCATCATCAAGATGAGAGTCTTGTTTGAGGGTAAATCCATGACGCTCCAGCCACTCGGAATCATACACTGTCTCCAGATATCTATCTCCTCTATCTGGATTAATCATCAAAATCCGCGCGCCCCTACCTAGTTCACGCGCCAGATGCAGTCCACCAGCTACAATCGCCCCTGTTGATGCACCCAGAAGCAAACCCTCACGACGTGCTAGGGCGTGACAGACTGAATAAGCTAAATCTTCTGGTACTATGTAAGCGCGATCGAGTAGGGAAAGATCGAGATTTGGGGGAAAGAAAGATAAGCCAATACCCGTCATTTTGTACGGTTTTGCTGACGTTCCCATAATTACTGAACCCACCACATCAACGCCAATAATCCGAATTTTCGGGAATCGCGGCCGGAGATAACGAGCTATTCCCATGATCTGTCCCGCCGTACTGACACCGACTACCACAGCATCAAGTTCATCAGCAAAGTGGGCTTCAATTTCCCTCGCAGTGTAATACGAATGTGCCTCAGTGTTCAAAGGATTCAAGTGCTGACATGGATACCAAGCATCAGGAATAGTTGCTGCAAGCTCTTTCGCCCGTTTCATTCGTGCCTTTTGCATAGATCCCGATTCGTCTGCTTCATGTAGCGGTACATCGACAAGTTCAGCACCATACGCTTTCAACATTCGCCTAAAGGGTGGAGGAGTTTTCGCATCGACGACAATTATCACCCGATACCCTCGGACTGCTCCTACCATCGCCAATCCTACACCGAAATTTCCTGAACTGGACTCAATAATCGTACCACCAGGTACAAGCAGCCCTTCCTCCTCTGCACACGTAACGAGGTAGACTGCATTTTTCTCCTTAATTGATCCACCAGGATTACAACTTTCCAATTTCAAGAAGCATTCTGCGATCGCACAGACAGGAGAAATATTTCTGAGTTTGACAATCGGGACATTACCCAACGCCTGGGTAACATCAGTAGCCGTAGTATTTTTCCATTTACTATGGTTGCCGCTTTGAGGTTTGAAAATGCTTTCAAAGTATGAATATTTCGCCAAATAATTCATATTAATTACCCAAAAAATAAAAAATTAGCGCAAAATCTCATAGCTACATGAACTTGCTCATTGGGTTTGATTTTTTTGAAACATCACCACTACATTTTTTCTTGAAAATAAGCATAGTAACAACTATTACTCATATAGTTAATTACCTCTTAAATCCGGTTTAATCTACTCAAAATAGATAGCAATCATGTTTGGATTGATAAATACCTAAGCAAGTATTTAAGTTATGATCATTGCGAAATCAACATATTTTTATGTTGAAGTATAAATATGAAATCAAGATGAAATTTTTATTTAATCTTTCTTGGAAAATTCCAGAAATCAGTAGCGATAATTTATATCCGTCAATTAATTAACTTTGATTGACATAAAATATCTCAGAATTTCATCCTAATTTCATAAATTTCTGCAAACCTATTAATAAGGGTGTCCCTATGGCGAACTATACTAAAGCCAAAAATTTACAACGAAATTTCAAATACTCAGTTTGATATGAGGGTGCTACTAGTCGAAGATGAGCCAGATTTGGGGGCAGCGATTAAGCGTACTTTAAATCAGCAAAAGTACCTAGTTGACTGGGTTATGGATGGGAATGACGCATGGACTTACTTAGAAAATAGTTCG comes from the Nostoc sp. PCC 7120 = FACHB-418 genome and includes:
- a CDS encoding phasin family protein, with the translated sequence MPGFGDIVQKAFYLGVGLASYAGEKAGGKLTELRSQVQKLADEMVAKGEMTTDEARRFVEDMMKQAQQPPATDEAPEKPPSSEPRRIEILEEDEEPTVREASTEKVDELRQQVLDLQEELKRLQKE
- a CDS encoding YciI family protein; translated protein: MPWFVKLEEGKVDKSTFDQYVPAHQAYVRDLITKGYKARTGYWAQFGGGMLLFEAASMAEAEAIVADDPLVKSGCVNFKLYEWKIVVE
- a CDS encoding 2'-5' RNA ligase family protein — protein: MSRFFVALLPPQEIQDYANQIKQYFADHYASRHAQKSPPHITLQPPFKWVDDNLSILETSLREFASQQQSIPITLSGFDAFPPRVIYINVERSPELLNLQAELITHTETSLKIVDAVGKQRPFAPHMTVAFRDLTKQNFQAAWPEFANRQINFEFTADKLTLLFHDGRRWLIKSEFNFL
- a CDS encoding glycoside hydrolase family protein — its product is MSITETLRKGSKGSDVSELQEILIKLKFDPGRIDGDFGNKTEAAVKQFQQRQSITPDGVVEINTRNALNKAIQRQIEIAKLYGGASGKLPLPGVNLIKEFEGCKLIAYPDPLSKGKPYTIGWGSTVKKDGSEWSLGEKMTQVEADELLILQLERKYLPSLEKIPGWENLNPYQQGALLSFAYNLGANFYGSKGFETITRVLNNQEWDKIEPTLTMYRNPGSSVEAGLRRRRVAEAKLFLQPL
- a CDS encoding cysteine synthase family protein, which encodes MNYLAKYSYFESIFKPQSGNHSKWKNTTATDVTQALGNVPIVKLRNISPVCAIAECFLKLESCNPGGSIKEKNAVYLVTCAEEEGLLVPGGTIIESSSGNFGVGLAMVGAVRGYRVIIVVDAKTPPPFRRMLKAYGAELVDVPLHEADESGSMQKARMKRAKELAATIPDAWYPCQHLNPLNTEAHSYYTAREIEAHFADELDAVVVGVSTAGQIMGIARYLRPRFPKIRIIGVDVVGSVIMGTSAKPYKMTGIGLSFFPPNLDLSLLDRAYIVPEDLAYSVCHALARREGLLLGASTGAIVAGGLHLARELGRGARILMINPDRGDRYLETVYDSEWLERHGFTLKQDSHLDDAIASLSPVYFE